One window of the Dreissena polymorpha isolate Duluth1 chromosome 5, UMN_Dpol_1.0, whole genome shotgun sequence genome contains the following:
- the LOC127832449 gene encoding heat shock 70 kDa protein 12A-like, whose amino-acid sequence MDGARAKSRQSSHRKPSAVAAIDFGTTNTGYAYYFRPAQYRPIAANDIEVKKQVPTTVLLSPTKDFVAFGEAAEDQYRNLTVEKKHNEYYYFRHFKMNLHHLPHLSNDINIKDATGKEMQAMTVFKEAIKYVKEELLEKMNGGQTGDISESEVRWVITVPAIWRDSAKQFMKAAAILAGIRAEGLVLALEPESAAICCKDMALNNVAGVEGVILKAFDPGQMYIVLDCGGGTVDTTVHEVQTDGRLKELHAAAGGPWGGKLVNDAFEQHICDLVGSDIFHKFKKENTSQWLEFESNFEAKKIRYEGKQDITLTFPAYLISKFKIVRKYELHDHFEQDYLRNRMCKLIDNNLVLTPKLMDHLFANATDKINAHIEDLRCKEKLKMISTILLVGGFSESKVVVNVVKEHFKNELRVVAPPHGGSAILKGAVMYGWDQNIIAVRVCPFTYGVHTRSVYNANIHKGATPKEFNGKRVVDNCFHKHLEIDEQVLVGENTTPSTYTLINRNKPVAFWRIYKSTQKNPVFCHEKSCSHIGTLKIEIPPSVKETNIKMNICMTCRGTELKATAFLPDHKGVECVANLDFLDTSSLESDMVSSFTE is encoded by the exons ATGGATGGTGCACGTGCTAAGTCACGCCAAAGTTCGCACCGGAAGCCATCCGCCGTGGCCGCTATTGACTTTGGTACGACCAACACCGGGTACGCGTACTACTTCCGACCTGCACAGTACCGTCCTATCGCTGCTAACGATATTGAGGTGAAAAAACAG GTTCCCACGACTGTTCTGCTTTCACCCACTAAGGACTTCGTAGCGTTTGGAGAAGCTGCCGAGGATCAGTACCGGAACTTGACGGTCGAGAAGAAACACAACGAGTACTACTACTTCAGGCACTTCAAGATGAATTTACATCATTTACCT catCTGTCaaatgacataaatataaaagatGCAACGGGGAAAGAGATGCAAGCAATGACAGTTTTTAAAGAAGCAATAAAGTATGTAAAG GAAGAACTTCTCGAAAAGATGAATGGGGGACAAACTGGTGATATATCAG AGTCGGAAGTCCGATGGGTCATCACAGTCCCTGCCATCTGGAGGGATTCGGCAAAACAGTTCATGAAGGCAGCCGCTATATTG GCTGGAATCCGAGCGGAAGGACTGGTTCTCGCTTTAGAGCCGGAGTCAGCGGCAATTTGCTGCAAGGACATGGCGCTAAATAACGTGGCGGGCGTCGAAGGCGTCATATTGAAGGCGTTTGATCCCGGACAGATGTACATTGTACTAGACTGTGGAG GTGGCACAGTGGACACCACCGTACACGAGGTACAGACGGACGGGCGCTTAAAAGAGCTGCACGCGGCAGCAGGGGGTCCCTGGGGCGGAAAGCTGGTCAACGACGCCTTCGAGCAACATATTTGTGATCTG GTGGGAAGTGATATTTTTCACAAGTTCAAGAAGGAAAACACGTCTCAATGGCTTGAATTCGAAAGCAACTTTGAGGCGAAGAAGATACGATACGAGGGTAAACAAGACATAACATTGACCTTTCCCGCCTACTTGATTTCCAAATtcaaaattgtcagaaaatatGAACTGCATGATCACTTTGAACAAGATTATCTGAGAAATAGGATGTGCAAACTCATTGACAATAACTTGGTTCTAACGCCAAAACTGATGGATCACTTGTTCGCAAACGCTACTGACAAAATAAATGCTCATATCGAGGATTTGCGATGTAAGGAGAAACTGAAAATGATCTCAACAATCCTGTTGGTAGGTGGATTTTCAGAGTCGAAAGTTGTAGTTAACGTTGTTAAAGAGCACTTTAAGAATGAACTCCGTGTGGTCGCGCCACCTCATGGCGGGTCTGCAATTTTGAAAGGCGCGGTTATGTACGGCTGGGATCAAAATATCATAGCCGTGCGAGTTTGTCCATTCACGTACGGCGTGCACACAAGAAGCGTGTACAATGCAAACATACACAAAGGAGCAACTCCGAAGGAATTCAATGGTAAACGTGTTGTGGACAATTGTTTCCATAAGCATCTAGAGATCGACGAGCAGGTCCTAGTTGGCGAAAATACAACTCCAAGCACCTACACACTCATAAATAGAAACAAACCTGTTGCTTTCTGGAGAATTTACAAGTCCACACAAAAGAATCCTGTTTTCTGCCACGAAAAGTCTTGTTCTCATATTGGTACTCTAAAAATTGAGATTCCGCCATCCGTCAAGGAGACCAATATTAAGATGAACATATGTATGACTTGTCGAGGAACAGAGCTGAAGGCAACGGCCTTCCTGCCAGACCACAAGGGAGTCGAGTGTGTAGCGAACCTAGACTTCCTGGACACCAGCAGTCTTGAAAGCGATATGGTGTCCAGCTTTACGGAGTAA